From a single Deinococcus malanensis genomic region:
- a CDS encoding ParB/RepB/Spo0J family partition protein: MAKPRPPQRAGLLETMQEVSQEGQAHEVVQPLPVASLSPNPFQPRRSFDEAGLRDLSASLATDGLIHPVLVRRHPTKPGQYQLVDGERRFRALQHLGWSTIPAIVRTVTDDQLGLHAAVANLQREDLNAIDEVDATVTLVAQALGVGREAVGARLAALERTPDDDQVNHLNELFSRLGRGTWTSFGKNKLRILSWPPEVLEAMRHAGLPFSHASVIVSARQEPQRRHLIDYWQDHRCTVTELRQELGRQRQRDQTVQPPAQVTDADFVIQVARNLTSKTALTQLSEERRQRLRQLMDQVSQLLHESQNEGQHRRAAKKSSRTKSQAGSAKTSKKQRT, translated from the coding sequence ATGGCTAAGCCGCGTCCACCCCAGCGGGCAGGGCTGCTTGAAACCATGCAGGAAGTGAGCCAGGAAGGACAGGCCCACGAGGTCGTGCAACCACTCCCAGTCGCCAGCCTCAGCCCCAATCCGTTCCAACCCAGACGATCATTCGACGAGGCTGGCCTGCGGGATCTCAGTGCCAGCCTGGCGACCGATGGACTGATTCATCCCGTGCTGGTCCGAAGGCACCCCACCAAGCCCGGCCAGTACCAGCTGGTCGATGGCGAGCGACGTTTCCGGGCTCTCCAGCACCTCGGCTGGAGTACCATTCCAGCCATTGTCCGGACGGTTACGGATGACCAGCTGGGGTTGCACGCCGCGGTGGCCAACCTCCAGCGTGAAGATCTGAACGCCATCGACGAAGTTGACGCCACCGTAACCCTCGTGGCCCAGGCCCTCGGTGTCGGCCGTGAGGCCGTGGGCGCGCGCCTCGCGGCCCTGGAACGGACCCCGGACGACGATCAGGTGAACCACCTCAATGAACTGTTTTCGCGTTTGGGCCGTGGCACCTGGACATCGTTCGGCAAAAACAAGCTCAGAATCCTGTCGTGGCCACCCGAGGTCCTGGAGGCCATGCGCCACGCCGGCCTGCCGTTTTCGCATGCCTCTGTCATTGTGTCGGCCCGCCAGGAGCCTCAGCGCCGGCATCTGATTGACTACTGGCAGGATCACCGGTGCACCGTCACTGAGCTCCGTCAGGAGTTGGGGCGGCAACGTCAGCGGGATCAGACGGTCCAACCACCTGCGCAGGTCACGGACGCCGATTTTGTCATTCAGGTCGCCCGCAACCTCACTTCGAAGACGGCTCTAACCCAGTTGTCCGAAGAGCGCCGACAACGTCTGCGACAGCTGATGGACCAGGTCAGCCAGCTGCTGCATGAATCCCAGAACGAGGGGCAACACCGCAGGGCTGCGAAAAAAAGTAGCCGCACGAAATCACAGGCTGGATCAGCGAAAACAAGCAAAAAGCAGCGGACCTGA
- a CDS encoding replication initiator protein A — protein sequence MALISPVKTWDVRERQVDVTINNRRYNLDAGSRYPLPHGIDNDVMTSIITLALIDGVPEDRTLHTTPHELLTTAMLSSNGDYYKRLRTSLLRLFHATYMIRDGWFDAQRNKWTFESESFRFIDKVRYQEEQDLDDAEAHLTPQQPLVIVLSQDLVEQLQAGFVHLPDPNILKALRDAPARSLYHFLEGQRERHRREHREVPLELSFVLSDLAQLLALTATGTVRAGNVRRSLQDMGEALLAAKYLEALAFTGRGLAGRVTFTFPCQVLEAIADPALVGLLTQEGLAEASARQLALKFPNNIERGVRVFRIMLKTYQSRGRSVDNPRNLLAAAVRNPAKYEATMEVPEAAKPGPVPARGVPVLDPDVEEVATQREWDGLDREELAERFMGRVRLFNIRVTQDDVRTLLDLGVDLYELARRIVQAVALRQDGSLLLRQALAGELTP from the coding sequence ATGGCGCTGATTTCGCCCGTGAAAACCTGGGACGTTCGCGAGCGGCAGGTTGATGTGACGATCAATAACCGCCGCTACAATTTGGATGCGGGGAGCCGTTACCCCCTGCCGCATGGAATCGACAACGACGTCATGACGTCCATCATCACGTTGGCGCTGATCGACGGTGTGCCCGAAGACCGGACGCTGCACACCACACCTCACGAGTTGCTCACCACCGCCATGCTGTCCAGCAATGGTGACTACTACAAGCGCCTGCGCACCAGTTTGCTGCGTCTGTTCCATGCAACTTACATGATCCGTGACGGCTGGTTCGATGCTCAGCGCAACAAATGGACGTTCGAGTCCGAGAGTTTCCGGTTTATCGACAAGGTGCGCTACCAGGAAGAGCAGGACCTGGATGATGCTGAGGCGCATCTGACTCCTCAGCAGCCTCTCGTTATCGTCCTCAGCCAGGATCTGGTGGAGCAGCTTCAGGCAGGGTTTGTTCACCTGCCAGACCCGAACATCCTCAAGGCCCTGAGAGATGCCCCGGCCCGCAGTTTGTATCACTTTCTAGAAGGGCAGCGCGAACGACACCGCCGAGAGCACCGTGAAGTGCCGTTGGAGCTCTCGTTCGTGCTGAGCGATCTGGCCCAGTTGCTGGCCCTGACCGCGACCGGTACCGTACGCGCCGGCAATGTACGCCGGTCTCTCCAGGACATGGGAGAGGCGCTGCTGGCGGCGAAGTACCTGGAGGCCCTCGCGTTTACGGGCCGCGGCCTGGCGGGTCGGGTGACCTTCACCTTCCCCTGCCAGGTCCTGGAGGCTATCGCGGACCCGGCGCTCGTGGGGTTGTTGACGCAGGAAGGCCTGGCGGAGGCCAGCGCCCGGCAACTGGCTCTGAAGTTTCCGAACAACATCGAGCGTGGTGTGCGCGTCTTCCGCATCATGCTGAAGACGTATCAGTCACGCGGCCGGTCAGTGGACAATCCCCGGAACCTGCTGGCCGCCGCAGTACGGAATCCGGCGAAATACGAGGCTACGATGGAAGTACCTGAAGCGGCGAAACCAGGACCGGTGCCTGCACGCGGAGTGCCCGTTCTGGATCCGGACGTCGAGGAAGTCGCGACCCAACGTGAGTGGGACGGTCTGGACCGAGAGGAACTGGCCGAGCGGTTTATGGGTCGGGTCCGCCTGTTCAACATCCGGGTCACCCAGGACGATGTCCGGACGCTGCTGGACCTTGGCGTGGATCTGTACGAGCTCGCGCGCCGCATTGTCCAGGCTGTTGCCCTGCGCCAAGACGGTTCACTCCTCCTGCGTCAGGCGCTGGCGGGTGAGCTCACCCCCTGA